The following are encoded together in the Desulfococcus multivorans genome:
- the priA gene encoding replication restart helicase PriA: MTIYSSHIAVAVALPVEGSYTYGVPDALAPLATPGKRVLVPFGRRRVTGYVLGETVPSGGYAVKRILDVLDPVPLFPPEMIPFFKWVADYYMHPLGEVIQCALPGGLNVYDRLTVSATPGGLTVFEAGGRDLTPLEREVMTRLKSGPCRLKDLRERRVPAALVQTLEDRGWLVREAVLQGGVARPRMERFAARGDGTPPASLSRARRDILALLESCEEMSISDIKAQVPTAPRLVRAMVEQGLVRVYEKQVYRDPFGEPIPPDTPRTLNPEQAGVVAEVDAVTGKGFCPFLLAGVTGSGKTEVYLHLARKVMEKGLPVLVLVPEIALISQMERRFRARFGEAVAVLHSGLSAGERLDQWQRILNREAAVVIGARSAVFAPLDHIGLVIVDEEHDTSYKQGADLLYNARDIAVVRAKLSDAVVILGSATPSVHTCYNVRTGKFRELRIRRRVASRPLPEITVVDLKKVADTRGARRFITPPLHAAMTAALERKEQVLLFLNRRGFASFPVCAACGEALRCVHCDITLTYHRLAGVYRCHYCGYTRKAPCDCPACGPAPIKLLGMGTEKVEAAVKALFPDARVARMDRDTTTRKGSVVRILKSLRKGAVDVLVGTQMVAKGHDFPNITVVGVICADLSLSFPDFRAGERTFQLLAQVAGRAGRGDAPGRMILQTFTPDHFSIVAATRQDYEAFYKVEIGFRRALGYPPVSRIIQLRISGVDPEATRETAEALGSVCRELLQQEAVYRKWVTLLGPVEASIQKIAGRYRWQMLVKGLRIGPLRRFVRAVSSAAPNLFRHPGVRVVIDVDPYFLS, from the coding sequence ATGACGATCTATTCCAGCCACATCGCCGTCGCCGTCGCCCTTCCCGTCGAAGGATCCTACACCTACGGGGTCCCGGACGCCCTCGCGCCGTTGGCGACCCCCGGAAAGCGGGTCCTGGTGCCCTTCGGACGGCGGCGGGTCACCGGGTACGTACTGGGGGAGACGGTCCCTTCGGGAGGGTATGCCGTCAAGCGGATTCTGGACGTCCTGGATCCGGTCCCCCTCTTTCCTCCGGAGATGATCCCTTTTTTCAAATGGGTCGCCGACTACTACATGCACCCCCTGGGGGAGGTGATTCAGTGCGCCCTGCCCGGCGGACTGAACGTTTACGACCGCTTGACCGTTTCGGCCACTCCCGGGGGGCTGACAGTCTTCGAGGCGGGGGGTCGGGATCTCACACCCCTCGAGCGGGAGGTGATGACCCGCCTGAAATCGGGGCCGTGTCGTCTCAAGGACCTGAGAGAGCGGCGCGTGCCGGCGGCCCTGGTGCAGACCCTCGAGGACCGGGGATGGCTGGTGCGGGAAGCCGTGCTCCAGGGGGGCGTGGCCCGGCCGAGAATGGAACGGTTCGCGGCGCGGGGCGACGGAACGCCGCCGGCGTCCCTTTCCCGGGCCCGGCGGGATATCCTGGCACTCCTGGAGTCCTGCGAGGAGATGTCGATCAGCGATATCAAGGCCCAGGTGCCGACGGCGCCGCGGCTCGTCCGCGCCATGGTCGAGCAGGGACTGGTCCGGGTCTACGAGAAACAGGTCTATCGCGACCCCTTTGGCGAACCGATACCACCGGATACCCCCCGAACCCTCAACCCGGAGCAGGCCGGGGTGGTCGCCGAAGTGGACGCCGTCACAGGCAAGGGGTTTTGTCCCTTTCTCCTGGCGGGGGTCACCGGCAGCGGGAAGACGGAGGTCTATCTCCATCTGGCCCGGAAGGTGATGGAAAAGGGGCTCCCGGTGCTGGTGCTGGTGCCCGAGATCGCCCTGATCTCCCAGATGGAGCGTCGGTTCCGGGCCCGATTCGGGGAGGCCGTCGCCGTGCTCCACAGCGGGCTTTCCGCGGGCGAGCGGTTGGATCAATGGCAGCGGATTCTGAACCGGGAGGCCGCCGTCGTCATCGGGGCACGGTCCGCGGTTTTCGCCCCCCTCGATCATATCGGTCTCGTCATCGTGGACGAGGAACACGACACCTCCTACAAGCAGGGAGCGGATCTGCTTTACAATGCCAGAGACATCGCCGTGGTCCGTGCGAAGCTTTCGGACGCCGTCGTGATCCTGGGATCGGCGACGCCCTCCGTTCACACCTGCTACAATGTCCGCACGGGAAAGTTCAGGGAGCTTCGGATTCGGCGGCGGGTGGCGTCCCGCCCGCTTCCCGAGATCACCGTGGTCGATCTCAAAAAGGTCGCGGACACCCGGGGGGCGAGGCGCTTCATTACGCCGCCCCTCCATGCGGCCATGACCGCGGCCCTGGAACGGAAAGAACAGGTGCTGCTCTTTCTGAACCGCCGGGGTTTTGCCAGCTTCCCGGTTTGTGCCGCCTGTGGAGAGGCCCTCCGGTGCGTCCACTGCGACATCACGCTGACCTACCACCGCCTGGCCGGGGTTTACCGGTGCCACTATTGCGGCTACACCCGAAAGGCGCCCTGCGACTGTCCGGCCTGCGGACCCGCCCCCATCAAACTGCTGGGGATGGGGACCGAGAAGGTGGAGGCCGCGGTCAAGGCCCTGTTCCCCGACGCCCGGGTGGCGCGCATGGACCGGGACACCACCACCCGAAAGGGGTCTGTCGTCAGGATCCTGAAGAGTCTGAGGAAAGGGGCGGTGGACGTTCTGGTGGGGACCCAGATGGTGGCCAAGGGTCACGACTTTCCCAACATCACCGTGGTGGGGGTCATCTGCGCGGACCTTTCCCTCAGTTTTCCGGATTTCAGGGCCGGGGAACGCACCTTCCAGCTCCTGGCCCAAGTGGCCGGCCGCGCCGGCCGGGGGGATGCCCCCGGCCGGATGATTCTGCAGACCTTCACCCCCGATCATTTCAGCATCGTCGCCGCGACCCGACAGGACTACGAGGCGTTTTACAAGGTCGAGATCGGTTTTCGCCGGGCCCTCGGTTATCCGCCGGTATCCCGGATCATTCAGCTCAGGATCTCGGGCGTCGACCCCGAGGCGACCCGGGAGACGGCCGAGGCCCTGGGGTCGGTCTGCCGGGAGCTGTTGCAGCAGGAGGCGGTTTACCGGAAATGGGTGACGCTTCTGGGACCCGTGGAGGCCTCGATCCAGAAGATCGCCGGCCGCTACCGCTGGCAGATGCTGGTCAAGGGCCTGCGGATCGGGCCGCTTCGCCGGTTTGTCCGGGCGGTTTCCTCGGCGGCGCCGAACCTGTTTCGCCACCCCGGGGTGCGGGTGGTGATCGACGTGGATCCGTATTTTCTGAGTTGA
- the upp gene encoding uracil phosphoribosyltransferase yields the protein MPVTLADHPLIKHKLGLIRKADISTKDFRDLSSEIARLLTYEATKDLETEQITVEGWAGPVTVDTIKGKKITVVPILRAGIGMMNGVIDMIPSAKISLVGLYRNEETLEPVRYYVKLTSNMEERIALILDPMLATGGTLVATIDLLKAAGCTHIKGLFLVAAPEGLRRLEKAHPDVEVYVASVDEKLNDVGYILPGLGDAGDKIFGTK from the coding sequence GTGCCCGTCACCCTTGCCGACCACCCCCTGATCAAACACAAACTGGGGCTCATTCGCAAAGCCGACATCTCGACCAAGGACTTCAGAGACCTCTCCTCGGAGATCGCAAGACTGCTGACCTACGAAGCGACCAAGGACCTGGAAACGGAACAGATCACCGTCGAGGGGTGGGCCGGTCCGGTGACAGTCGATACGATCAAGGGGAAAAAGATCACCGTCGTCCCCATTCTTCGGGCCGGCATCGGAATGATGAACGGCGTCATCGACATGATCCCCTCGGCAAAGATCAGCCTGGTTGGCCTCTACCGCAACGAAGAGACCCTGGAACCCGTTCGCTATTACGTCAAACTGACCAGCAACATGGAGGAGCGGATCGCCCTCATCCTGGACCCCATGCTGGCCACGGGCGGCACCCTCGTCGCCACCATCGATCTGTTGAAGGCGGCCGGATGCACCCACATCAAGGGGCTCTTTCTCGTAGCGGCGCCGGAAGGCCTCAGGCGGCTCGAAAAGGCCCACCCGGACGTCGAGGTCTACGTGGCGTCCGTGGATGAAAAGCTGAACGACGTCGGGTATATCCTGCCGGGTCTGGGGGATGCCGGCGACAAGATCTTCGGCACCAAATAG
- a CDS encoding solute carrier family 23 protein, translated as MMVIGLVLAPVAVNMAMGKTGDGAAVLVLERTALFISMLSLAVTVLVSLKGRGMLRLIPILCGITAGYLVSLLQTIPTPVMGGIMLLLFGAIMVVGLNSLVKAGEDLMEPRNMCIVSLVLVFGIGGMVFSAGDFSIKGIGLSGILGVLLNLVLPRSRRPAA; from the coding sequence ATCATGGTCATCGGGCTGGTCCTGGCGCCGGTGGCCGTCAACATGGCCATGGGAAAGACCGGCGACGGCGCGGCGGTCCTCGTTCTCGAAAGAACGGCCCTCTTTATTTCCATGCTGTCCCTGGCCGTCACCGTCCTGGTCTCCTTGAAGGGCAGGGGCATGCTGCGCCTCATTCCCATCCTCTGCGGCATCACGGCGGGGTATCTCGTCTCCCTCCTCCAGACCATCCCCACGCCGGTCATGGGCGGGATCATGCTGCTGCTCTTCGGCGCCATCATGGTCGTGGGGCTCAACAGCCTGGTCAAGGCGGGTGAGGATCTGATGGAACCCCGAAACATGTGCATCGTCTCCCTCGTCCTGGTCTTCGGAATCGGCGGTATGGTCTTCTCCGCCGGAGATTTCAGCATCAAGGGCATCGGGCTTTCAGGCATCCTGGGCGTTCTCCTGAACCTGGTGCTGCCCCGGAGTCGCCGTCCCGCGGCATGA
- the pyrF gene encoding orotidine-5'-phosphate decarboxylase: MRSATDYIVFPLDVPSPEAAKEWVTLLSEEVGMFKVGLELFIQAGPDIVRFIRSRGARVFLDLKLHDIPATVARAMARVADLDVALATVHCGESPEMLGAAVAGSGGKVGVLGVTVLTSVSSEDIAAAGFRPELAADMTRLVMNRAETARAAGCAGIVCSGLEAAAVKKAFGPDFLAVTPGIRPASAQDSPDDQKRVTTPGQAVRWGADYLVVGRPIRDAADPREAARRIAREVQTALAAA; this comes from the coding sequence ATGAGAAGCGCAACCGATTATATCGTGTTTCCGTTGGACGTGCCGAGCCCGGAGGCGGCAAAGGAATGGGTGACCCTGCTGTCGGAAGAGGTGGGGATGTTCAAGGTGGGCCTCGAACTCTTTATCCAGGCGGGGCCGGATATCGTCCGGTTTATCCGCTCCCGGGGGGCCCGGGTGTTTCTCGACCTGAAGCTCCACGACATCCCCGCCACGGTGGCGCGCGCCATGGCCCGGGTGGCGGATCTCGACGTCGCGCTCGCCACGGTCCACTGCGGGGAAAGCCCTGAAATGCTGGGGGCCGCCGTGGCCGGGAGCGGTGGAAAGGTGGGGGTGCTGGGGGTCACGGTGCTGACCAGCGTCTCCAGCGAGGATATCGCCGCCGCCGGCTTCCGGCCGGAACTGGCCGCCGACATGACCCGGCTGGTCATGAACCGGGCGGAAACGGCCCGGGCCGCGGGTTGCGCCGGGATCGTCTGCTCGGGACTGGAGGCGGCCGCCGTCAAGAAGGCCTTCGGACCCGATTTTCTGGCGGTGACCCCCGGCATCCGTCCCGCATCGGCCCAGGATTCACCCGACGACCAGAAGCGCGTCACGACACCGGGACAGGCCGTCCGGTGGGGGGCCGACTATCTGGTCGTGGGCAGACCCATTCGGGACGCGGCAGACCCCCGGGAAGCAGCCCGCCGGATCGCCCGGGAGGTTCAGACCGCTCTTGCGGCCGCCTGA
- a CDS encoding SpoIIE family protein phosphatase encodes MRIRWKILVLLLAVSMVPMLALRWKAGGLFHALALELSEQARDTLATQSTQALKRLVEDHARVLKRDAELIDMILRVRTAELERRLWGSPVPAERSIRETDRAGEAPAGDLKERDPSVYCRLVETGVCEPLSVSRREPLWRFPPGTAAPYRELTAGRLEGMATLYDAVDREFPGLFLWQMVVLDNGIQTLYPGPAGVSLPDGRDASWYRQVRDRGKTVWSMPVIDALTCRIVIPVAAPIHGPDGAFAGAAALMVPVSTLLHENKHIRMLSRNVISLLVRAVPRSASREAGVMIIASEDPGAERGREWRYLQTVRWLSSDVPGAMDAVISDLMNRRSGISEVPYGGDATIMAYSVISAEGTSLLLIVPKSDLIADAESMERYVQARFIEEMRTTRILFSGVLVAVFLISLVLSRYVTHNIHKVLEGSRRLATGDFSTRIDIRSRDEVGELGRAFNRMVPDLEERIRLKQGLEVASSVQKNLLPGKPPHLPGFDMAAVSRYCDETGGDFHDFIPLNRGGVPGLGVAVGDVSGHGISAALLMATARAFLKGRVGQPGDLATVIGDVNRLVCRDTDATGQFLTLFYMEIAPDAAAVDWIRAGHDPAVWYDPETGAFAELKGKGAALGIDEGMTYTAGRRTGLSPGHIIAVGTDGIWEARNAAGEMFGKHRFKALIRSHADRTAAGILEGILAGLEAFRGPRPQSDDVTIVIVKKTEG; translated from the coding sequence AGTCGACCCAGGCCCTGAAGCGGCTGGTGGAGGACCATGCGCGGGTGCTCAAGCGGGATGCGGAGTTGATCGACATGATCCTCAGGGTCCGGACGGCCGAATTGGAGCGACGGCTTTGGGGATCACCGGTTCCGGCCGAACGCTCCATCCGTGAAACGGACCGGGCCGGAGAGGCGCCGGCCGGCGATCTGAAGGAGCGGGACCCCTCGGTCTACTGCCGTCTGGTGGAAACGGGCGTGTGTGAGCCCTTGTCCGTCTCCCGCCGCGAACCCCTGTGGCGATTTCCCCCGGGGACGGCAGCGCCCTATCGGGAGTTGACCGCCGGTCGTCTCGAGGGCATGGCCACTCTCTATGATGCCGTGGATCGGGAATTTCCGGGTCTTTTTCTTTGGCAGATGGTGGTGTTGGACAACGGGATCCAGACGCTCTACCCCGGCCCCGCGGGGGTTTCACTGCCCGACGGGCGCGATGCGTCCTGGTATCGGCAGGTCAGGGATCGGGGGAAAACGGTCTGGAGCATGCCCGTTATCGATGCCCTGACCTGTCGAATCGTAATCCCTGTCGCCGCGCCCATCCACGGGCCGGACGGAGCGTTCGCGGGCGCGGCGGCCCTCATGGTGCCGGTAAGCACGCTGCTCCACGAGAACAAGCATATCCGCATGCTCTCCAGGAACGTCATTTCACTGCTGGTGCGGGCGGTGCCGCGTTCCGCCTCCCGGGAGGCCGGGGTCATGATCATCGCCAGCGAGGATCCCGGAGCGGAACGGGGCCGGGAATGGCGCTATCTTCAAACCGTCCGATGGCTGTCGTCGGACGTTCCCGGGGCGATGGATGCCGTGATCTCCGATCTCATGAACCGGCGTTCAGGCATCAGCGAGGTTCCCTACGGCGGGGACGCGACCATCATGGCCTACAGCGTCATCAGCGCCGAAGGCACCTCCCTCCTGCTGATCGTGCCCAAATCGGACCTGATCGCCGATGCCGAGAGCATGGAACGCTATGTCCAGGCGCGATTCATCGAGGAGATGAGGACCACCAGGATTTTGTTTTCGGGCGTTCTCGTCGCCGTGTTTCTGATTTCCCTGGTCCTCTCCCGATATGTGACACACAACATCCACAAGGTGCTGGAGGGCTCCCGACGGCTGGCCACCGGCGACTTTTCCACTCGGATCGACATCCGTTCCCGGGACGAGGTCGGGGAGCTGGGCCGGGCCTTCAACCGGATGGTGCCGGACCTCGAGGAACGGATCCGCCTGAAACAGGGACTCGAGGTGGCCAGCAGCGTCCAGAAGAACCTTCTTCCCGGAAAGCCCCCCCATCTTCCCGGATTTGACATGGCGGCTGTAAGCCGATACTGCGATGAAACCGGGGGGGATTTCCATGACTTCATCCCCTTGAACCGGGGCGGAGTCCCCGGACTCGGCGTCGCGGTCGGGGATGTGTCCGGTCACGGCATCTCCGCGGCCCTCCTCATGGCCACCGCCCGGGCGTTCCTCAAGGGGCGGGTGGGCCAACCCGGCGATCTGGCGACGGTCATCGGCGACGTCAACCGTCTCGTCTGCCGGGACACCGACGCCACCGGTCAGTTTCTGACCCTGTTCTACATGGAGATCGCGCCTGATGCCGCGGCCGTCGACTGGATTCGCGCCGGTCACGATCCCGCCGTCTGGTATGACCCTGAAACAGGGGCTTTCGCCGAGTTGAAGGGGAAGGGGGCGGCGTTGGGCATCGACGAGGGGATGACCTACACTGCCGGCCGCCGGACGGGGCTGTCGCCCGGCCACATCATCGCCGTCGGCACGGACGGCATCTGGGAGGCCCGGAACGCCGCGGGAGAGATGTTCGGAAAGCACCGCTTCAAGGCCCTGATCCGATCCCACGCGGACCGGACCGCCGCCGGGATTCTGGAGGGGATCCTCGCCGGTCTCGAAGCGTTCCGGGGCCCGCGGCCCCAGTCGGACGACGTGACGATTGTCATTGTTAAAAAGACTGAAGGCTGA